Proteins encoded within one genomic window of Aquarana catesbeiana isolate 2022-GZ linkage group LG03, ASM4218655v1, whole genome shotgun sequence:
- the LOC141133637 gene encoding E3 ubiquitin/ISG15 ligase TRIM25-like, with protein sequence MASANLRAELECSVCLNIYTDPVMLRCGHNFCRICINRVLDTQGGSGGYSCPECREKFQDRPALHRNITLCNIMENFLSAQPDQESGVFCTHCVDYPVPAVRSCLHCEVSLCDKHLRVHKKSPEHILIDPILSVESRKCSVHKKILEYYCTEDDLCICMSCYTIGEHQGHQVEMLDEASGKKKKKLRNVLQKLLTKREEMEERVQSLQEHRRKEKAAGDTERVTALFRDLRRRLEDLEKRVLREISGRAERISISIRDLEIKKEELSRKIRHIEELCNMMDPLTVLQESDTGDLCDTEDGDNEDRERHEELLHDVGGLDVAGISHTLHTGLSEIITGVNVSFYIQEAADILLDVNTAHNKLHISDDRKTSSRSDRNQNHPVTPERFKDYVQVLSSQSFSSGRHYWEVDVGGSGRWGVGMCYPSIDRSGDQTGIGRNKKSWGLVKNGNQCWVRHDSKEILLPTNISSNRVRIYLDYEARRISFYDLCDPIRHLHTFTTTFTEPLHAGIWVGGGCIKICGGSR encoded by the coding sequence atggcgtctgctaatctgagagctgagctggaatgttccgtctgtctgaacatttatacagatcctgtaatgctgagatgtggacacaacttttgCCGGATCTGTATtaatcgtgtgctggatacacagggggggtctggaggatattcctgtcctgagtgcagagagaagtttcaggaccggcctgcactgcacaggaacataacactatGTAACATaatggagaatttcctgtctgctcaacCAGAtcaggagtccggggtcttctgtactcactgtgtggactatcctgtacctgctgttagatcctgtctgcactgtgaggtttctctgtgtgataaacacctgagagtccacaaaaagtccccagaacacatcttaaTTGACCCCATCTTGTCagtggagagcaggaaatgctccgtccataagaagatcctggagtattactgcactgaggatgatcTCTGTATCTGCATGTCTTGTTACACGATTGGAGAACATCAAGGACACCAGGTGGAGATGCTGGATGAGGCttctgggaagaagaagaagaaactgaggaatgttttgcagaaacttctgacaaagagagaggaaatggaggaaagagtccagagtctgcaggaacacaggaggaaagaaaaagcagctggtgacaccgagagagtcactgccctgtttagagatctcaggagacgtctggaggacctggagaagagagtcctgagggagaTCTCCGGgcgggcagagcggatctccatctccatccgggatctggaaataaagaaggaggagctgtccaggaagatacgtcacattgaggagctgtgtaacatgatggatccactgactgtcttacaggaatcagacacaggtgacttgtgtgatactgaggatggagataatgaggacagagagagacatgaggaactcctccatgacGTAGGGGGTCTGGATGTAGCtgggatatcacacacattacacacaggtttatctgagaTAATAACAGGGGTAAATGTATCCTTCTATATACAggaagctgcagacatattactggatgtaaacacagctcataATAAGTTGCATATATCGGATGACAGGAAAACTTCATCCAGGTCAGATAGAAACCAGAATCATCCAGTAACACCAGAGAGATTTAAAGATTATGTTCAGGTGTTGAGCAGTCaaagtttctcctcagggagacattactgggaagtggatgtcgggggatcaggTAGATGgggagtcgggatgtgttaccccagtatagacaggagtgGAGACCAGACAGGGATTGGAAGGAATAAGAAGTCCTGGGGTTTGGTCAAAAATGGTAATCAATGTTGGGTGAGACACGACAGTAAAGAGATCCTCTTACCCACcaatatctccagtaacagagtcaggatatatctggattatgaagCCAGGCGGATCtctttttatgatctgtgtgacccgatccgacatctccacaccttcaccaccaccttcactgagcccctccatgctgggatatGGGTAGGGGGAGGCTGCATAAAGATCTGTGGGGGGAGTCGGTAG